In one window of Arachis ipaensis cultivar K30076 chromosome B06, Araip1.1, whole genome shotgun sequence DNA:
- the LOC107648734 gene encoding WD repeat-containing protein 3 encodes MVKAYLRYEPAASFGVIASVESNIAYDSSGKHLLSPALEKVGVWHVRPGICTKTLTPSPASRVSSLAVTSIAPAPSSSQVAVGYADGSIRIWDSDAGTCETTLSGHKGAVTALRYNKAASVLASGSKDNDIILWDVVGETGMFRLRGHRDQVTDVVFVGSGKKLVSSSKDKFLRVWDLDSEYCIQIVGGHHSEIWSIDVDPEERYLVTGSADKVLRFYSIKHESVDGQSVNGDSAVVGDGGSSVQNKWEVLRQFGEIQRQSKERVATVQFSKAGKLLACQVAGKTVEIYRILDEAEAKKKARRRVHRKKEKKHAKEALGGTENGDMNKGVKGDITSETQGLIETSNPAVTVPDVFKLLHTLRASKKICSISFCPVTPKNSLASLALSLNNNLLEFYSIESSEATKTLAIELQGHRSDVRSVTLSSDNSLLMSTSHNAVKIWNPSTGSCLRTIDSGYGLCSLILPSNKYGLVGTKDGTIEIIDIGSGTRLEAMEAHGASVRSIALLPDKNGFVTGSADHDVKFWEYQLKQKPGQATKQLSVSNVSTMKMNDDVLVVAISPDSKYIAVALLDGTVKVHFADTFKFFLSLYGHKLPVLCMDISSDGDLIVTGSADKNLKIWGLDFGDCHKSIFAHADSVMAVQFVPKTHYVFSVGKDRLIKYWDADKFELLLTLEGHHADVWCLAISNRGDFVVTGSHDRSIRRWDRTEEQFFIEEEKEKRLEEMFEADLDNAFENKYAPKEEVPEEGAVALAGKKTQETLTASDLIIERLDIAEAEKKRIAEHEEEKNNKNAAAFQANPLMNGLSPSDYVLSAFSDIHSNDLEQTLLALPFSDALKLLSYLKDWTSYSDKVELICRIGTLLLQTHYNQLLTTPAARPILTAFSDIFYEHVKGWKDIFGFNLAAMDHIQQILATRSDAIFRDARSKLLEIRAKQSKRVAERSDTGEGKRRKK; translated from the exons ATGGTGAAGGCCTACCTCCGTTACGAGCCGGCGGCATCGTTCGGCGTTATCGCCTCCGTCGAGTCCAACATAGCCTATGACAGCTCCGGCAAGCACCTCCTCTCTCCGGCGCTCGAGAAGGTCGGCGTCTGGCACGTCCGCCCAGGCATCTGCACCAAAACCCTAACCCCTTCCCCTGCCTCTCGCGTTTCCTCCCTCGCCGTCACGTCCATCGCCCCTGCCCCTTCTTCTTCCCAG GTAGCGGTTGGTTATGCTGATGGTAGCATAAGGATTTGGGACTCTGATGCGGGAACTTGTGAGACCACGCTGAGTGGGCACAAGGGAGCTGTCACTGCTCTTCGTTACAACAAGGCTGCTTCGGTGCTTGCTTCCGGGAGCAAGGACAATGATATCATTTTGTGGGATGTTGTTGGTGAGACCGGCATGTTTCGCCTCCGCGGGCATCGTGACCAG GTGACTGATGTAGTATTTGTGGGGTCTGGGAAAAAGCTAGTTAGTTCCTCGAAAGACAAGTTCTTGAGAGTGTGGGATCTAGACAGCGAGTACTGTATACAAATTGTTGGTGGTCATCATAGTGAAATTTGGTCTATAGATGTTGATCCTGAGGAAAGGTATCTGGTCACTGGTTCTGCAGACAAGGTGCTCCGGTTTTATTCAATCAAGCATGAGTCTGTGGATGGACAATCTGTAAATGGGGACAGTGCAGTGGTTGGTGATGGAGGCTCTTCTGTTCAAAACAAATGGGAAGTTTTGAGGCAGTTTGGCGAGATTCAGCGGCAAAGCAAGGAGAGAGTGGCAACTGTGCAGTTCAGTAAGGCAGGGAAACTGCTAGCTTGTCAGGTTGCAGGAAAGACAGTTGAGATATACCGTATTCTGGATGAGGCTGAGGCGAAGAAGAAGGCAAGACGTCGGGTTCACcgcaagaaagagaagaaacatgCCAAAGAGGCTTTGGGGGGAACTGAAAATGGAGACATGAATAAAGGGGTTAAAGGAGATATAACTTCTGAGACTCAAGGGCTCATAGAAACAAGTAACCCTGCAGTTACTGTGCCCGATGTTTTTAAGCTACTCCATACTCTTAGAGCTAGCAAAAAGATATGCTCCATATCGTTTTGTCCAGTCACTCCTAAGAATTCACTGGCTAGTTTAGCATTGTCCTTGAACAATAATCTACTTGAGTTTTACTCCATTGAAAGCAGTGAAGCCACAAAAACACTTGCTATTGAGCTACAAGGACACCGTTCTGATGTTAGAAGTGTCACACTTAGTTCGGACAACAGTCTTTTGATGTCAACTAGTCACAATGCAGTTAAGATTTGGAACCCTAGCACTGGGTCATGCCTAAGGACAATCGATTCTGGGTATGGACTGTGCAGTTTAATTCTGCCCTCTAACAAGTATGGGCTTGTTGGAACTAAAGATGGAACCATAGAAATTATTGACATTGGAAGTGGCACTCGTTTAGAAGCAATGGAAGCTCATGGTGCTTCTGTCCGTTCAATTGCTCTCCTGCCAGATAAAAATGGTTTTGTCACGGGAAGTGCTGATCATGATGTTAAGTTTTGGGAGTACCAGTTGAAGCAAAAACCCGGTCAA gcTACTAAGCAACTTAGTGTGTCAAACGTCAGTACAATGAAGATGAATGATGATGTTCTTGTTGTTGCAATAAGTCCCGATTCTAAATATATTGCTGTGGCGCTGTTAGATGGTACTGTGAAG gtTCACTTCGCAGACACGTTCAAATTTTTCCTTTCATTATATGGCCACAAGCTGCCTGTTCTTTGTATGGATATCTCATCAGATGGAGATTTAATTGTGACTGGATCAGCAGACAAAAATTTGAAGATTTGGGGTCTGGATTTTGGTGATTGTCATAAATCCATTTTTGCGCATGCTGACAG TGTTATGGCAGTGCAATTTGTTCCGAAGACACACTATGTGTTTAGTGTTGGGAAAGATCGGCTGATAAAATATTGGGATGCTGATAAATTTGAATTGCTGTTGACTCTCGAAGGACATCATGCAGATGTCTGGTGTCTTGCAATAAGTAATCGTGGTGATTTCGTGGTCACTGGATCTCATGACCGATCAATCCGCCGATGGGATCGTACAGAAGAGCAGTTTTTCATTGAG GAAGAAAAGGAGAAAAGGTTGGAGGAAATGTTTGAGGCTGATCTTGACAATGCTTTTGAAAACAAGTATGCACCAAAGGAAGAAGTACCGGAGGAGGGTGCTGTGGCTTTAGCTGGGAAAAAAACCCAGGAGACCCTTACTGCCAGTGACTTAATTATCGAGAGATTAGACATAGCAGAAGCTGAGAAAAAGCGTATTGCAGAACATGAG gaggagaaaaataataaaaatgctgCTGCATTCCAAGCAAATCCGCTTATGAATGGCCTTTCCCCTTCTGATTATGTTCTTAGTGCATTCTCAGATATTCACTCCAATGATCTTGAGCAAACATTATTG GCTTTACCCTTTTCTGATGCTTTGAAACTGCTGTCATACTTGAAGGATTGGACTTCATATTCAGATAAG GTTGAGCTTATTTGCCGGATAGGAACACTACTGCTGCAGACACATTATAATCAGCTGCTTACTACACCGGCTGCTAGACCTATTTTGACTGCTTTCAGCGACATTTTTTATGAACATGTCAAG